The following proteins are encoded in a genomic region of Vespa velutina chromosome 23, iVesVel2.1, whole genome shotgun sequence:
- the LOC124956823 gene encoding proteasome subunit beta type-1, with protein MALYSQSKISRGLPDYEREGIKQVHFSPYADNGGSVIALAGDDFCIIAADNRLSTGYSICTREQEKLFPLSNTTVLGCSGCWCDTLSLTRLLSARMQMYEHEHQKKMSTPAVAQMLSAMLYYKRFFPYYVSNVLAGLDENGKGCVYSYDPIGHCERSTYRAGGSAGALLQPLLDNQIGYKNQEGIEPELLTQEKALLVLKDVFISAAERDIYTGDGISIKIITKDGIKSSSFPLRKD; from the exons ATGGCTCTCTATTCTCAGAGTAAAATATCACGAGGTTTACCTGAttatgaaagagaaggaattaAGCAAGTCCATTTCAGTCCTTATGCTGATAATGGAGg GAGTGTGATTGCTCTTGCTGGTGATGATTTTTGCATAATTGCTGCAGATAATCGACTTAGTACAGGGTATTCTATTTGTACTcgagaacaagaaaaattgtttcctCTGTCAAATACTACTGTTTTAGGTTGTTCTGGTTGTTGGTGTGATACATTAAGTTTGACTCGATTATTATCTGCTCGCATGCAG atgTATGAGCATGAACATCAGAAAAAGATGTCAACACCAGCTGTAGCACAAATGCTCTCAGCTATGCtgtattataaaagattttttcccTATTATGTCAGTAACGTACTTGCTGGATTAGATGAGAATGGAAAAGGATGTGTCTATAGTTATGATCCAATAGGACACTGTGAAAGATCTACATATAGAGCCGGTGGATCTGCTGGTGCACTTTTACAGCCTCTTCTTGATAATCAG ATTGGATATAAAAATCAAGAAGGTATTGAACCTGAATTACTTACACAAGAAAAGGCTTTATTAGTACTGAAAGATGTTTTCATATCTGCTGCGGAAAGAGATATTTATACTGGCGATGGGATAagcataaaaattattaccaaAGACGGTATAAAAAGTAGCAGTTTCCCATTGAGAAaggattaa
- the LOC124956822 gene encoding 39S ribosomal protein L46, mitochondrial isoform X2, with product MWDLLSAVCLERHPIITKPMNEMETNYYNLLKRIEYENSMKSDHELKLEKEKLEQNQPLESNIADTDIVSLQTAQEFEDNCQEELKNFQFASRITEFDKSNDKTSHMYNLDRTLVFLVEQNVNNTASWIPPQGLRKDGETMRQAAERVLQEFCGTEMTVKFYGNAPIGFHKYKYLEQDNKKSDKCGAKVFYFLARYINGSIANDLKYQWLDKEELRKTMPPTFYQKISNFLIFE from the exons GTGGGATCTGTTAAGTGCTGTATGTCTTGAACGTCATCCGATTATTACAAAACCCATGAATGAAAtggaaacaaattattataatttattaaaaagaatagaatatgAAAATAGTATGAAGTCAGACCATGAGCTTAAACTTGAAAAGGAGAAACTTGAGCAAAATCAACCATTAGAATCAAATATTGCAGATACTGACATTGTTTCGTTGCAAACAGCGCAAGAGTTTGAAGATAATTGccaagaagaattaaaaaacttTCAATTTGCATCTAGAATTACag aatttGATAAATCTAATGATAAAACTAGtcatatgtataatttagACAGAACATTAGTTTTCCTTGTAGAACAAAATGTCAATAATACTGCTTCCTGGATTCCTCCTCAAGGTCTTAGAAAAGATGGAGAAACGATGAGGCAA GCAGCAGAAAGAGTATTGCAAGAATTTTGTGGTACAGAAATGACTGTTAAATTTTATGGAAATGCACCAATTGGTttccataaatataaatatttagagcaggataataaaaaaagcgATAAGTGTGGAGCAAAggtattttactttttagcTCGATACATAAATGGATCTATTGcaaacgatttaaaatatcaatggttagataaagaagaattaagGAAAACTATGCCTCCtacattttatcaaaaaatatcaaattttttaatatttgagtaa
- the LOC124956824 gene encoding endothelial differentiation-related factor 1 homolog produces the protein MSDWDTAPITLRKRAPKASTLKSEQAVNAARRQGFAIETQAKWGGGANKQHVTTKNTAKLDRETEELKHDKIPLDLGKLIQQGRQSKGLSQKDLATKVNEKAQVINDYEAGRGIPNQMVIGKIERVLGIKLRGKDRGKPLIAPGTKK, from the exons ATGTCTGACTGGGATACTGCGCCTATTACTTTGCGAAAACGTGCACCTAAAGCTTCTACATTAAAATCCGAACAG gCAGTAAATGCAGCTCGACGTCAGGGTTTTGCTATTGAAACACAGGCAAAAT GGGGTGGTGGTGCAAATAAACAACACGTTACCACAAAGAATACGGCTAAATTAGATCGTGAAACTGAGGAACTAAAACACGATAAAATTCCTCTTGATTTGGGAAAGCTTATACAGCAAGGTCGACAAAGTAAAGGATTATCGCAGAAAGATCTTGCTACG AAAGTGAATGAAAAGGCACAAGTAATAAATGATTACGAAGCAGGCCGTGGAATCCCCAATCAAATGGTTATTGGTAAAATTGAGCGAGTACTTGGCATAAAATTGAGGGGAAAGGATCGTGGGAAACCATTAATAGCCCCCGGGACGAAGAAGTGA